The following coding sequences are from one Salinicoccus sp. Bachu38 window:
- a CDS encoding heptaprenylglyceryl phosphate synthase: protein MLKDCKHVFKLDPAKEISDEDLTRICESDTDAIIIGGTDGITEDNVLNLMARVRRFSVPVALEVTSTEAVIPGFDHYFIPAVFNTGDIKWQHGLMLEALAEYGHLLDYDEVSLLPYIIMNPECKAFKKAEGKRVAPEMLPHYINMMDKLYQTEYIYIEYSGTYGDAEIMKTVRENAGQSHIIYGGGISSKAEAEEMAQYADTIIVGNVIYDSPRKALRTIIK, encoded by the coding sequence ATGCTTAAAGATTGCAAACATGTGTTCAAACTGGATCCTGCAAAGGAAATCAGTGACGAGGATCTGACGCGTATCTGCGAGTCGGATACCGACGCCATCATCATCGGCGGCACTGACGGCATCACGGAAGACAACGTGCTGAATCTGATGGCGCGGGTGCGGCGCTTCTCTGTGCCGGTCGCACTGGAAGTGACATCGACCGAAGCCGTGATTCCCGGATTCGACCACTATTTCATACCGGCGGTGTTCAACACGGGCGACATCAAGTGGCAGCATGGACTGATGCTCGAGGCACTGGCGGAATATGGTCATCTGCTCGACTATGACGAGGTTTCCCTCTTGCCATACATCATCATGAACCCCGAATGCAAGGCCTTCAAAAAGGCTGAAGGGAAGCGTGTGGCGCCTGAGATGCTTCCGCACTACATCAATATGATGGACAAGCTCTATCAGACCGAGTATATATATATTGAGTACAGCGGTACCTATGGAGACGCGGAGATCATGAAGACCGTGCGTGAAAATGCCGGACAGTCCCACATCATCTATGGCGGCGGCATCTCCTCGAAGGCGGAAGCCGAAGAGATGGCACAGTACGCCGATACCATCATCGTGGGGAATGTCATCTACGACAGTCCCAGAAAAGCATTGCGGACTATCATTAAATAA
- a CDS encoding M15 family metallopeptidase, with protein MYKSVKLGLLPVLVLVLAGCGITLDETETQAHGTFEKGYAVAEIGELEALPDIEVIDGVTYVDDILVVNKEIPLPADYNPGLQPEVIEAYQQMFRDGAEQGLDFVLVSDFRTYDYQDQLYNNYVARDGQEAADQYSARPGHSEHQTGLTVDVGSADSASNLTVEFGDTPEYEWLKDVAHEYGFIVRYPEGKEHITGYMYEPWHLRYVGDEAEAIYESGLSLEEYLDID; from the coding sequence ATGTACAAAAGTGTGAAATTGGGTCTGCTGCCTGTATTGGTCCTTGTTCTGGCCGGGTGTGGCATCACCCTTGATGAAACAGAGACACAGGCACATGGGACTTTTGAAAAAGGATATGCCGTGGCTGAAATAGGAGAGCTCGAAGCACTCCCCGATATTGAGGTCATCGATGGCGTCACCTATGTCGATGATATTCTGGTGGTCAACAAGGAGATTCCCCTGCCGGCCGACTACAACCCGGGTCTCCAGCCGGAAGTCATAGAGGCCTACCAGCAGATGTTCCGTGACGGGGCGGAACAGGGCCTCGACTTCGTGCTGGTCAGTGATTTCAGAACCTACGACTATCAGGATCAGCTGTACAACAACTATGTTGCCCGTGACGGGCAGGAGGCGGCCGACCAGTACAGTGCAAGACCCGGCCATTCAGAGCACCAGACCGGGCTCACCGTCGATGTCGGCTCCGCAGACAGTGCCTCCAACCTTACAGTCGAGTTCGGTGATACGCCGGAATACGAATGGCTGAAGGACGTAGCCCATGAGTATGGGTTCATCGTCCGCTATCCCGAAGGAAAAGAGCATATTACGGGATACATGTATGAGCCGTGGCACCTGAGGTATGTGGGTGACGAAGCGGAAGCGATATACGAAAGCGGACTGTCACTTGAGGAATACCTGGACATCGATTAG
- the purB gene encoding adenylosuccinate lyase: protein MISRYSREEMSKIWTEENRFRAWLEVEILASEAWAELGYIPKDEVQEIRKNAQIDVDRIKEIEAETRHDVVAFTRQVSETLGEEKKWVHYGLTSTDVVDTAQSYLVKQANALLEKDLEAFIEVLADKAREHKTTLMMGRTHGVHAEPTTFGIKMALWYTEMKRNLERFRNVRKEIEVGKMSGAVGTFANIPPEVESYVCEHLGLDTAEVSTQTLQRDRHAYYIATLGLIATSIEKFAVEVRGLQKTETREVEEAFGKGQKGSSAMPHKRNPIGSENVTGLSRVIRGYITTAYENVPLWHERDISHSSAERIMLPDVTIGLDYMLSRFTNIIRNLTVFEDNMKANIDKTFGLVYSQRVMLTLIDKGLVREEAYDLVQPKAMESWETRVPFRELVEQDARIQDLLTAEEIEDCFDENHHLKRVDLIFQRAGLE from the coding sequence ATGATTTCTCGTTATTCCCGTGAGGAAATGTCAAAGATATGGACGGAAGAAAATAGATTCAGAGCATGGCTGGAAGTGGAGATCCTTGCGTCAGAAGCATGGGCGGAGCTCGGCTACATACCGAAGGATGAAGTACAGGAAATCCGGAAGAATGCACAGATCGACGTGGACCGCATCAAGGAGATTGAAGCGGAGACACGCCATGATGTCGTCGCATTTACACGCCAGGTATCCGAAACACTCGGTGAAGAGAAGAAGTGGGTGCATTACGGACTGACTTCCACCGATGTCGTGGATACCGCCCAGAGCTATCTGGTCAAGCAGGCGAATGCGCTGCTGGAAAAAGACCTTGAGGCGTTCATTGAAGTGCTGGCCGACAAGGCGAGGGAACATAAGACGACTTTGATGATGGGTCGTACACACGGTGTTCATGCGGAACCGACGACCTTCGGCATCAAGATGGCGCTCTGGTACACTGAGATGAAACGGAATCTCGAACGCTTCAGGAATGTCAGGAAAGAGATCGAAGTCGGCAAGATGAGCGGTGCCGTCGGCACATTCGCCAATATTCCACCGGAAGTGGAAAGCTATGTGTGCGAACACCTCGGGCTCGACACTGCGGAAGTATCGACCCAGACGCTGCAGCGTGACCGTCATGCCTACTACATAGCGACACTCGGTCTGATTGCGACATCGATCGAGAAGTTTGCGGTGGAAGTGCGCGGATTGCAGAAGACCGAAACGCGGGAAGTGGAAGAGGCGTTCGGCAAAGGGCAGAAGGGTTCCAGTGCCATGCCGCACAAGCGGAATCCGATCGGCAGTGAAAATGTGACGGGACTGTCACGCGTGATCCGCGGCTACATCACAACGGCCTATGAGAACGTGCCGCTCTGGCACGAGCGGGACATCTCCCATTCTTCCGCTGAACGGATCATGCTGCCGGATGTGACGATTGGACTCGACTATATGCTGAGCCGTTTTACGAACATCATCAGAAACCTGACGGTATTCGAAGATAACATGAAGGCGAATATCGACAAGACTTTCGGCCTCGTCTACTCCCAGCGTGTCATGCTTACACTGATCGACAAAGGGCTTGTGCGTGAAGAGGCATACGACCTCGTCCAGCCGAAGGCGATGGAATCGTGGGAGACGAGAGTGCCGTTCAGGGAGCTGGTGGAACAGGATGCGCGCATCCAGGACCTTCTGACCGCAGAAGAGATAGAGGACTGCTTCGATGAAAACCATCACTTGAAACGTGTGGATCTCATCTTCCAGAGAGCAGGGCTCGAATAG
- a CDS encoding NETI motif-containing protein has protein sequence MPKKKKFKVEDGESLETCLARMREEGYQPVRRMERPVFIERNGERIVDHQEIVFEGKRVEE, from the coding sequence ATGCCGAAAAAGAAAAAGTTTAAAGTGGAAGATGGCGAATCCCTGGAGACGTGCCTCGCACGGATGCGGGAGGAAGGCTACCAGCCCGTCCGGCGCATGGAGCGCCCCGTCTTCATCGAACGGAATGGAGAACGTATTGTCGATCATCAGGAAATTGTATTTGAAGGAAAAAGAGTCGAGGAATAG
- a CDS encoding DUF2179 domain-containing protein yields the protein MITAISQDPWLMVLVIFVINIIYVSFLTMRTISTLKGYRYTAAIFSIMETFVYVIGLGLVLENLDQFQNVVAYALGFGAGILVGMKIEEKLALGYLVVNVITSEIDKDLPKNLRDLGYGVTHGYQYGRDGERMTMQILTPRKYERKLRATIKELDERAFIITYEPKNINGGFWTKGVRRRRLRNYEPENVEEVLEEISEAGESESERDAEKEKV from the coding sequence ATGATAACAGCCATATCACAAGACCCGTGGCTGATGGTACTTGTCATCTTCGTCATCAACATCATCTATGTGAGTTTCCTGACGATGCGTACCATCTCTACACTCAAGGGATACCGTTATACAGCAGCAATATTCAGCATCATGGAAACCTTCGTGTATGTCATCGGCCTTGGGCTGGTCCTTGAGAACCTGGACCAGTTCCAGAACGTCGTGGCGTACGCCCTCGGTTTCGGGGCAGGCATACTGGTCGGCATGAAGATTGAGGAGAAGCTCGCGCTCGGCTATCTGGTCGTCAACGTGATCACATCCGAAATAGACAAGGATCTTCCGAAGAACCTGAGGGATTTGGGCTATGGGGTTACGCATGGCTATCAATATGGACGCGATGGCGAACGGATGACCATGCAGATACTTACGCCAAGAAAATATGAGCGGAAGCTCAGAGCGACGATCAAGGAGCTCGATGAACGCGCGTTCATCATTACGTATGAACCTAAAAACATCAACGGCGGTTTCTGGACGAAAGGTGTCAGACGCAGACGCCTCAGGAACTATGAGCCTGAAAATGTAGAAGAAGTATTGGAGGAAATTTCCGAAGCAGGGGAATCGGAAAGTGAAAGAGATGCCGAAAAAGAAAAAGTTTAA